A single genomic interval of Scylla paramamosain isolate STU-SP2022 chromosome 12, ASM3559412v1, whole genome shotgun sequence harbors:
- the LOC135105397 gene encoding uncharacterized protein LOC135105397, with the protein MLVFLSLDPYSHLLLLRCGDVELNPGPVRSRRHTCRVLYSNIRGLFASLKDVSVVSQCHDVIICAETLVSDYRHDSELMIPGFSKPLFIRRSVAKRRRGMSVHIREGFSAHRKTKYECTCHETVVIRVCAQLQNFYILGSYRNPDSDDTIFDCLLMAMAMIQDEDRKAAFVFAGDYNAHHREWLESVSPTDSHGRAALDFANVSGCSQLVVGPTHLAGNRLDLVFTDVPETVKVTTMAPLGTSDHSAISIQLNLRQNIPAYTVTKEVFLKGRVNWSSVRDDVSRIRLGPVLSNPDPVSALNEELKRIISRRVPVKKVCLRSNDKAWFNIDCRTARDTKQAAYRRWSHLRTRETWDAYTVARASCAAVYRTAESEYFTSAKEKLSTASDPHKWWSTLKSVVFGLRPSLPALLSDTGQLITSPKGKADLLMKHFDSKLCRAPAPTSELPPAMPS; encoded by the coding sequence ATGTtagttttcttatctcttgACCCCTATTCACATCTTTTGCTGCTCCGCTGTGGAGATGTTGAATTAAATCCAGGCCCTGTTAGATCACGTCGTCATACATGTAGGGTCTTGTACTCCAACATCAGAGGTCTCTTTGCCAGCCTTAAGGACGTTTCTGTTGTCAGCCAATGTCATGACGTGATCATCTGCGCAGAGACTCTCGTTTCTGACTACCGACATGACTCCGAACTCATGATTCCCGGGTTCAGCAAGCCGCTTTTCATTCGTCGCAGTGTAGCTAAAAGGAGACGTGGCATGTCGGTTCACATTCGCGAAGGCTTCTCAGCTCATCGGAAAACGAAATACGAGTGTACCTGTCATGAAACTGTCGTCATTCGTGTATGTGCGCAGCTCCAGAATTTTTACATCCTTGGCTCTTACCGAAACCCTGACAGTGACGATACTATCTTTGACTGCTTGTTAATGGCAATGGCAATGATTCAAGATGAGGACCGAAAGGCAGCCTTTGTTTTTGCTGGTGATTATAATGCCCATCACCGTGAATGGCTTGAATCAGTTTCTCCAACTGACTCCCATGGTCGTGCTGCTCTTGATTTTGCGAATGTCTCTGGATGTTCTCAGTTAGTTGTGGGTCCAACACATCTGGCTGGCAATCGGCTTGATCTTGTCTTTACCGACGTACCAGAGACAGTCAAGGTAACCACTATGGCACCTCTTGGCACATCAGATCACTCTGCGATTAGTATTCAACTTAACTTGAGACAAAATATTCCTGCATACACAGTCACCAAAGAGGTCTTCTTGAAGGGGCGCGTTAATTGGAGCTCTGTCAGAGATGACGTTTCTCGTATTCGTCTAGGACCGGTCTTGAGCAACCCTGATCCTGTCTCAGCATTGAATGAGGAACTGAAGCGTATTATCTCTCGGAGGGTTCCTGTAAAGAAAGTTTGTTTGCGCTCCAACGACAAGGCCTGGTTCAACATTGATTGTCGTACTGCTAGAGACACTAAGCAAGCGGCTTATCGCAGGTGGTCACACTTAAGGACACGTGAAACTTGGGATGCGTACACTGTTGCCAGAGCTTCCTGTGCGGCAGTCTACAGGACTGCTGAGAGCGAATATTTTACCTCTGCGAAAGAAAAACTATCCACTGCATCTGACCCGCACAAGTGGTGGTCCACGCTGAAGTCAGTTGTCTTTGGTTTGCGACCATCTCTCCCTGCTCTGCTTTCTGATACTGGACAGCTGATCACAAGTCCAAAAGGCAAAGCTGATCTGCTGATGAAACACTTTGACTCCAAGCTCTGTCGAGCTCCAGCCCCCACCAGCGAGTTGCCTCCCGCCATGCCATCTTGA